A genomic region of Ensifer adhaerens contains the following coding sequences:
- a CDS encoding class I SAM-dependent methyltransferase, producing MKEKDRRSKNASVTTAKGRGAEARGGGRHREKRPAAPKGGGFKERPARPQAAQVAETRDRPVKQAATQETPARVIARRTGEKPAERIPLILETSDAAGYHLIDSGAGEKLEQYGPYRIVRPEAQALWPRSLPDSVWEKADAIFTGDTDEDGMGRWRFPGAVLGETWPMQLLGTDFHGRFTSFRHVGVFPEQLAHWSWVKDQVERAGRPLKVLNLFGYTGVASLIAAKAGAEVTHVDASKKAIGWARENQQLARAENLPIRWICDDAMKFIQREERRGSRYDIILTDPPKFGRGPNGEVWQLFDHLAAMLDICREILSPEARGLVLTAYSIRASFYSIHELMRETMRGRGGRVESGELIIREGGLDGREPGRALSTSLFSRWVPQ from the coding sequence GTGAAGGAAAAGGACCGGCGGTCGAAGAATGCCTCCGTGACCACGGCCAAGGGCCGCGGCGCCGAGGCGCGTGGCGGCGGTCGCCACAGAGAGAAGCGTCCGGCGGCGCCAAAGGGCGGCGGCTTCAAGGAACGGCCGGCGCGCCCACAGGCAGCGCAGGTCGCCGAAACGCGCGACCGGCCCGTCAAGCAGGCCGCGACCCAGGAAACGCCGGCGCGGGTGATTGCCCGGCGGACCGGCGAAAAGCCGGCCGAGCGCATACCGCTCATCCTCGAAACGTCGGACGCTGCCGGCTACCATCTCATCGACAGCGGCGCCGGCGAGAAGCTTGAGCAGTATGGCCCCTATCGCATCGTGCGACCCGAGGCGCAGGCGCTCTGGCCGCGCAGCCTGCCCGACAGCGTCTGGGAAAAGGCCGACGCGATCTTTACCGGCGACACCGACGAGGACGGCATGGGCCGCTGGCGCTTTCCCGGCGCCGTGCTCGGCGAAACCTGGCCGATGCAGCTTCTCGGCACCGATTTCCACGGTCGCTTCACCTCGTTTCGCCACGTCGGCGTCTTCCCCGAGCAGCTCGCACACTGGAGCTGGGTCAAAGACCAGGTGGAAAGAGCAGGGCGCCCGCTCAAGGTCCTGAACCTTTTTGGTTACACCGGCGTCGCCTCGCTGATCGCCGCCAAGGCTGGCGCCGAAGTCACCCATGTCGATGCCTCGAAGAAGGCAATTGGCTGGGCGCGGGAGAACCAGCAGCTGGCGCGCGCCGAAAATCTGCCGATCCGTTGGATCTGCGACGATGCGATGAAGTTCATCCAACGCGAAGAGCGCCGCGGCAGCCGCTACGACATCATCCTGACCGACCCGCCGAAGTTTGGCCGTGGGCCGAATGGCGAAGTCTGGCAGCTCTTCGACCACCTGGCGGCGATGCTCGACATCTGCCGCGAGATCCTGTCGCCGGAGGCGCGCGGCCTGGTGCTGACCGCCTATTCGATCCGGGCGAGCTTCTATTCGATCCATGAACTAATGCGCGAGACGATGCGCGGCCGCGGCGGCCGGGTGGAGTCGGGCGAACTCATCATCCGCGAGGGCGGGCTTGACGGCCGGGAGCCGGGCAGGGCGCTTTCGACCTCACTCTTCAGCCGCTGGGTACCGCAATGA
- the lptC gene encoding LPS export ABC transporter periplasmic protein LptC gives MLNHAPAPGIFADTGESSADAYALAARHSVRVRRLKVILPVAAGIIAVIFAAVSFVRAFMPVDLQLESATIEDGKIVMQNPAISGRNKQGISYSMKAQRALQDIANPDIITLQTIHAEMPMKDSMVATVDATNGIYDRGANTLDMNAPFTISVNNGLNADFQSAYLDINAGEMETKRPVAISMKGGSIIAQTLRMTDKGRIVIFEGMVRVNVEPTAIRKNAK, from the coding sequence ATGTTGAACCACGCGCCAGCCCCGGGCATTTTTGCCGATACGGGTGAGAGCTCCGCCGACGCTTATGCGCTCGCCGCGAGGCATTCCGTGCGCGTCCGGCGGCTGAAAGTCATTCTGCCTGTAGCCGCCGGCATCATTGCCGTGATCTTTGCAGCCGTGTCGTTTGTCAGGGCCTTCATGCCCGTGGACCTGCAACTCGAATCGGCAACGATCGAGGACGGCAAGATCGTCATGCAGAATCCGGCCATCTCCGGCAGAAACAAGCAGGGCATCAGCTACTCCATGAAGGCCCAGCGGGCGCTCCAGGATATCGCCAACCCGGACATCATCACGCTGCAGACGATCCATGCGGAAATGCCGATGAAGGATTCGATGGTCGCAACCGTGGACGCCACCAACGGCATCTACGACCGCGGCGCCAATACGCTCGACATGAACGCCCCGTTCACCATTTCCGTCAATAATGGCCTCAACGCCGACTTCCAGTCGGCCTATCTGGACATCAATGCCGGCGAGATGGAAACGAAGCGACCCGTTGCGATCAGCATGAAGGGCGGTTCGATTATTGCGCAGACGCTGCGAATGACAGATAAGGGACGTATTGTAATATTTGAGGGCATGGTGAGGGTGAACGTCGAGCCCACCGCCATCCGCAAGAACGCGAAATAG
- the lptB gene encoding LPS export ABC transporter ATP-binding protein, which produces MHFPFLHKRKRVRKPSATVAAVSGHAVDKARYDGTLIARGLTKAYRERRVVNGVSLVVRRGEAVGLLGPNGAGKTTCFYMITGLVPVDEGSIEINGNDVTTMPMYRRARLGVGYLPQEASIFRGLTVEENIRAVLEVHDKNLERRESKLNDLLGEFNITHLRKSPAIALSGGERRRLEIARALATDPTFMLLDEPFAGVDPISVADIQALVRHLTSRGIGVLITDHNVRETLGLIDRAYIIHAGEVLTHGRANDIVTNPDVRRLYLGDNFSL; this is translated from the coding sequence GTGCACTTTCCCTTCCTTCACAAGCGCAAACGGGTCCGTAAGCCGTCGGCGACCGTCGCGGCCGTTTCCGGACACGCGGTCGACAAGGCGCGTTACGACGGCACGCTGATCGCGCGTGGCCTGACGAAGGCCTATCGTGAGCGCCGCGTCGTCAACGGCGTTTCACTGGTGGTGCGGCGCGGCGAGGCCGTGGGCCTGCTCGGACCGAACGGCGCCGGCAAGACCACCTGCTTCTACATGATCACCGGCCTTGTGCCGGTCGACGAAGGCTCGATCGAAATCAACGGCAACGACGTCACGACGATGCCGATGTACCGGCGTGCCCGTCTTGGCGTCGGTTACCTGCCGCAGGAAGCGTCGATCTTTCGCGGACTGACGGTCGAGGAAAACATCCGCGCCGTGCTCGAGGTCCACGACAAGAACCTGGAGCGACGCGAGAGCAAGCTCAACGACCTGCTCGGCGAGTTCAACATCACGCATCTGCGCAAGTCGCCGGCGATCGCGCTTTCGGGCGGCGAGCGCCGCCGTCTCGAAATCGCCCGCGCGCTGGCGACCGATCCGACCTTCATGCTGCTCGACGAACCCTTTGCGGGCGTCGATCCCATCTCGGTCGCCGATATCCAGGCGCTTGTCCGCCACCTGACCTCGCGCGGCATCGGTGTTTTGATCACCGACCACAACGTCCGCGAGACGCTCGGCCTCATCGATCGCGCCTACATCATCCATGCCGGTGAAGTGCTGACCCATGGTCGCGCCAACGACATCGTCACCAATCCTGACGTGCGCCGGCTCTATCTCGGCGACAATTTCAGCCTCTGA
- a CDS encoding LapA family protein, whose amino-acid sequence MFKKLINIVVLIPVGVILIVLSVANRQSVTLALNPFRPEDSVLSVSAPFFVFLFLAVIVGVILGAAATWFSQGKHRRRARTEANEAVKWHREAEKHRSQAEKLATQATLAAPQN is encoded by the coding sequence ATGTTCAAGAAACTGATCAACATCGTTGTGCTCATTCCGGTTGGCGTGATCCTGATCGTTCTCAGTGTCGCCAACCGCCAGAGCGTGACGCTGGCGTTGAACCCCTTCCGTCCGGAAGACAGTGTGCTTTCCGTCAGCGCGCCCTTCTTCGTCTTCCTGTTCCTGGCCGTCATCGTCGGCGTGATCCTCGGCGCGGCAGCAACCTGGTTCAGTCAGGGAAAGCATCGTCGCCGCGCGCGCACCGAGGCCAACGAGGCCGTGAAATGGCACCGCGAAGCCGAGAAACATCGTAGCCAAGCTGAAAAGCTTGCCACCCAGGCGACGTTGGCCGCCCCTCAGAACTGA
- the rpoN gene encoding RNA polymerase factor sigma-54, with the protein MALSASLHLRQSQSLVMTPQLMQSIQLLQMTHLELNQFIAQEVEKNPLLEFQANDDLPGTPERSEGTAGDEPAGDDFVAQADLYDSATSPSGERLGEQLDADFANVFQDDTAPQRADAPELLGQWKSMPGGGEGEDYDLDDFVAGRKSLRETLTEQLPFALSDPSDRLIAQHLIDQLDDAGYLQADLGEVAERLGADHAAVVRVLLTLQQFDPPGVFARSLGECLAIQLRARDRLDPAMEALLANLELLARRDFATLKKICGVDEEDLIDMLAEIRKLDPKPGTSFETSVSEAIVPDIVVRAAPDGSWMIELNPDALPRVLVNQDYYATVSRGTQKNSADQAFLNECLQNANWLTRSLDQRARTIMKVATEIVRQQDAFLVNGIGHLRPLNLKTVADAIKMHESTVSRVTSNKYMLTPRGLFELKYFFTVSIGSAEGGDSHSAEAVRHRIRAMIQEESAEAVLSDDDIVDNLKKAGIDIARRTVAKYREAMNIPSSVQRRREKRALAKAAGF; encoded by the coding sequence ATGGCACTGTCCGCCAGCCTTCATCTGCGCCAGTCCCAGTCCCTGGTGATGACGCCACAGCTCATGCAGTCGATCCAGCTGCTGCAGATGACGCATCTTGAGCTCAACCAGTTCATCGCCCAAGAAGTCGAAAAGAACCCGCTGCTCGAATTTCAGGCGAATGACGATCTGCCAGGCACGCCCGAGCGAAGCGAAGGCACGGCCGGAGACGAGCCTGCCGGTGACGACTTCGTCGCACAGGCCGATCTCTACGACAGCGCGACATCACCGAGCGGCGAGCGGCTCGGAGAACAGCTCGACGCCGATTTCGCCAATGTCTTCCAGGACGACACGGCGCCCCAGCGCGCCGATGCGCCGGAACTGCTCGGCCAGTGGAAGTCGATGCCGGGGGGCGGCGAAGGCGAGGACTACGACCTCGACGACTTCGTTGCCGGCCGCAAGAGCCTGCGCGAGACACTCACGGAGCAATTGCCTTTCGCACTATCCGACCCTTCCGATCGGCTGATCGCGCAGCACCTCATCGATCAGCTCGACGATGCCGGCTATCTCCAGGCCGATCTTGGCGAAGTCGCCGAACGGCTGGGCGCCGACCATGCGGCCGTCGTGCGGGTCCTGCTGACGCTGCAGCAGTTCGATCCGCCCGGCGTGTTTGCACGTTCGCTTGGCGAATGTCTTGCAATCCAGTTGCGTGCCCGAGACCGCCTCGATCCGGCGATGGAGGCCCTGCTTGCCAATCTCGAACTGCTGGCGCGGCGCGATTTCGCGACCCTCAAGAAGATCTGCGGCGTCGACGAGGAAGACCTGATCGACATGCTGGCGGAGATCCGCAAGCTCGATCCGAAGCCCGGCACCAGCTTCGAGACCAGCGTCAGCGAGGCAATCGTGCCCGACATCGTCGTGCGCGCCGCGCCCGACGGCTCATGGATGATCGAGCTCAATCCGGACGCCCTGCCCCGGGTACTGGTCAACCAGGATTATTACGCGACGGTCTCGCGCGGCACGCAGAAAAACAGCGCCGACCAGGCTTTCCTCAACGAGTGCCTGCAGAACGCCAACTGGCTGACGCGCAGCCTCGACCAGCGCGCCCGGACGATCATGAAAGTTGCCACGGAGATCGTTCGCCAGCAGGACGCCTTCCTCGTCAACGGCATCGGCCACCTCAGGCCGCTGAACCTCAAGACCGTTGCCGATGCGATCAAGATGCATGAATCGACCGTCAGCCGCGTCACCTCGAACAAGTACATGCTGACGCCGCGGGGGCTGTTCGAGCTCAAGTATTTCTTCACCGTCTCGATCGGCTCGGCCGAGGGTGGCGACAGCCATTCGGCGGAAGCCGTGCGCCACCGCATCCGCGCGATGATCCAGGAGGAGAGCGCCGAAGCCGTGCTTTCCGACGACGATATCGTCGACAACCTCAAGAAGGCCGGCATCGACATTGCCCGCCGTACCGTGGCCAAGTACCGGGAAGCGATGAACATCCCCTCCTCCGTGCAGCGGCGACGGGAGAAGCGGGCGCTGGCCAAGGCCGCCGGTTTCTGA
- a CDS encoding integration host factor subunit beta has translation MIKSELVQIVAARNPHLYHRDVENIVNAVLDEITDALAAGNRVELRGFGAFSVKNRPSRSGRNPRTGDSVFVEEKWVPFFKTGKELRERLNPGMNGDDED, from the coding sequence GTGATCAAGTCAGAACTGGTGCAGATTGTTGCAGCTCGCAATCCGCATCTCTATCACCGCGATGTCGAAAACATCGTCAATGCGGTACTCGATGAGATCACAGATGCGCTCGCGGCAGGTAACCGGGTCGAACTGCGCGGCTTCGGTGCCTTTTCCGTCAAGAATCGGCCGTCGCGCTCCGGGCGCAACCCGCGCACCGGCGATTCCGTTTTCGTCGAAGAAAAATGGGTACCGTTCTTCAAGACCGGCAAGGAATTGCGCGAGCGCCTTAATCCCGGCATGAATGGCGACGACGAAGACTGA
- a CDS encoding SRPBCC family protein encodes MDMTGEERISAGRDAVWRGLNDPEVLKRCIPGCQSLEMTSPTELAAVVKIKIGPVSATFSGNVVLSNLNPPEGYTISGEGKGGIAGFAKGGADVTLMEDGAETVLRYDVKAEIGGKLAQLGSRLIDSTAKKLAQQFFADFGAAVGGEQAEAAS; translated from the coding sequence ATGGATATGACCGGCGAAGAGCGGATTTCGGCAGGGCGCGACGCGGTGTGGCGCGGCCTCAACGATCCGGAGGTCCTCAAGCGGTGCATCCCGGGCTGCCAGTCGCTGGAAATGACGTCGCCGACCGAGCTTGCGGCGGTGGTGAAGATCAAGATCGGTCCGGTCTCGGCTACCTTCAGCGGCAATGTCGTACTCTCCAACCTCAATCCGCCGGAGGGCTATACGATCTCGGGCGAAGGAAAGGGCGGGATCGCCGGTTTCGCCAAGGGTGGCGCCGACGTCACCTTGATGGAGGATGGGGCGGAAACGGTACTGCGCTACGACGTCAAGGCGGAGATCGGCGGCAAACTCGCCCAGCTCGGTTCGCGCCTCATCGATTCGACCGCGAAGAAGCTGGCGCAACAGTTCTTTGCCGACTTCGGCGCGGCTGTTGGTGGCGAGCAGGCGGAAGCGGCGAGCTGA
- a CDS encoding LptA/OstA family protein produces MSVTTASLFKISASLAIAGAGALIIASGAFAQATSSKMKGLELSNDKPIQIESDKLEIKDPESKAIFTGNVKVVQGTTTLQAGNMVVFYKSGGGSVSSGDADIDRIEVSEKVFLSSGTQQATADTGSFDMTKQIFVLKGDKVVLSEGKNVFVGCQLNVQMETGEAQLEACGGRVQIQLDPKSRKPN; encoded by the coding sequence ATGTCGGTCACAACCGCCTCTTTATTCAAAATTTCCGCCAGCCTGGCGATTGCTGGCGCCGGCGCTTTGATCATTGCCTCCGGCGCTTTTGCGCAGGCCACATCAAGCAAGATGAAGGGCCTTGAACTCTCCAACGACAAGCCGATCCAGATCGAGAGCGACAAGCTCGAAATCAAGGATCCGGAGAGCAAGGCGATCTTTACCGGCAACGTCAAGGTCGTGCAGGGCACGACGACGCTCCAGGCCGGCAACATGGTGGTCTTCTACAAGTCCGGCGGTGGCTCGGTTTCGAGCGGCGACGCCGACATCGACCGCATCGAGGTCAGCGAGAAGGTTTTCCTGAGCTCGGGCACGCAACAGGCAACGGCGGACACCGGTTCCTTCGACATGACGAAGCAGATCTTCGTGCTGAAGGGCGACAAGGTGGTGCTGTCGGAAGGCAAGAACGTCTTCGTCGGCTGCCAGCTCAATGTCCAGATGGAGACCGGTGAGGCCCAGCTCGAAGCCTGCGGCGGCCGCGTGCAGATCCAGCTCGACCCGAAGTCCCGCAAGCCAAACTGA
- a CDS encoding TrmH family RNA methyltransferase, producing MTNDRSEHGTGRVGQVKEVTSLTNPIIKDIRALAQKKHRDETRSFMAEGLKLVIDALDLGWKIKTLIYAKAAKGKPHVEQVAAKTFAKGGLVLEVSEKVLSTITRRDNPQMVVGIFEQRYQALKDLKPQLGETYVALDRVRDPGNLGTIIRTADAAGASGIILVGETTDPFSLETVRATMGSVFAMPVARASAEDFIRWQKSAGVKVVATHLAGAVDYRTVDYKSKPVVILMGNEQAGLPEELAREAGALARIPQAGRADSLNLAIATGIMLFEARRHLLTLDARA from the coding sequence ATGACGAACGACAGAAGCGAGCACGGCACCGGTCGTGTCGGTCAGGTGAAGGAGGTCACGAGCCTCACCAACCCGATCATCAAGGACATCCGCGCGCTGGCACAGAAGAAGCATCGCGACGAGACGCGCTCCTTCATGGCCGAGGGCTTGAAGCTGGTGATCGACGCGCTCGATCTTGGCTGGAAGATCAAGACGCTGATCTATGCCAAGGCGGCCAAGGGCAAGCCGCATGTCGAGCAGGTGGCGGCAAAGACCTTCGCCAAGGGCGGTCTGGTGCTGGAAGTCAGCGAGAAGGTGCTGTCGACGATCACCCGGCGCGACAATCCGCAGATGGTGGTCGGCATCTTCGAGCAGCGCTACCAGGCGCTGAAGGATCTGAAGCCGCAGCTGGGCGAAACCTACGTGGCGTTGGACCGGGTACGCGACCCCGGCAACCTCGGCACCATCATCCGCACGGCCGATGCTGCCGGCGCCTCCGGCATCATTCTCGTCGGCGAGACCACCGATCCGTTTTCGCTCGAAACCGTGCGCGCCACCATGGGCTCGGTATTTGCGATGCCGGTGGCACGCGCCAGCGCCGAGGATTTCATCCGCTGGCAGAAATCCGCCGGCGTGAAGGTGGTTGCCACCCATCTTGCCGGTGCCGTCGACTACCGCACCGTCGACTACAAGTCGAAGCCGGTGGTGATCCTGATGGGCAACGAACAGGCCGGTCTGCCGGAAGAACTTGCCCGTGAGGCAGGCGCGCTCGCGCGCATCCCGCAGGCCGGACGCGCCGATTCGCTCAACCTTGCGATCGCCACCGGCATCATGCTGTTCGAGGCACGCCGTCACCTGCTGACGCTGGACGCCCGCGCATGA
- the lspA gene encoding signal peptidase II: protein MSERQVLFSRPLPIAVFILLALIADQMIKYLVELYLPFNQAVHVVPMLALYRTYNYGVAFSMLSGMEGWFIVGMRLTVVAFVLWLWKRTPKDRFFAHLGYALIIAGALGNLVDRLIFGYVIDYILFYTETWSFAVFNLADSFITIGAGAIILDELLHAKKADR from the coding sequence ATGAGCGAGAGACAGGTCCTGTTTTCCCGACCGCTACCGATCGCGGTCTTCATCCTTCTCGCGCTCATCGCCGACCAGATGATCAAGTATCTGGTCGAGCTCTACCTGCCCTTCAATCAGGCGGTCCACGTCGTGCCGATGCTGGCGCTCTACCGCACCTACAACTACGGCGTCGCCTTCTCGATGCTGTCGGGCATGGAAGGCTGGTTCATCGTCGGCATGCGGCTCACCGTCGTCGCCTTCGTTCTCTGGCTCTGGAAGCGCACGCCTAAGGACCGCTTCTTCGCCCATCTCGGCTATGCGCTGATCATCGCGGGCGCGCTCGGCAATCTCGTCGACCGGCTGATCTTCGGCTACGTGATCGACTACATCCTTTTCTATACGGAAACATGGTCCTTCGCCGTCTTCAATCTGGCCGATAGCTTCATCACCATCGGCGCCGGCGCGATCATCCTTGACGAGTTGCTGCACGCGAAAAAGGCAGATCGGTAA
- a CDS encoding hybrid sensor histidine kinase/response regulator, which produces MSEPSRLLERIESGFRTGNRTGDAQPVAPPAVEAPPSAREQEPPVNGTRRAINQASLALLGLVASGLILVIGMNAGFYLFSAAIAAAGSVGVLLLVVEAMRSFDGRQARDEANRDRDWHRSETSALLSTIHDALGDLAIMRGMDGKIVHANAVFHQVCDHPDVRGLNCAALGLSFEPKAAPNHYLVRIAASDGVRLYDWHDVIARDPASGKLMRHSIARDVTEEAKAAREREAARRRAEEASQAKSRLLATVSHEIRTPLSGILGMSHLLGQTRLSSEQKNYLAGMQQSGHALVQLVEDLIDFSSLSAGRFQFRPTRQDPRGVIESVVEMLSNRAHEKGIEIGATVAVDVPAEMAFDAARLRQVLFNVIGNAVKFTEVGGVFVSADTVDECVRIRIDDTGPGMSPEDLKRIFEEFEQAGNDEQRAKGTGLGLAISRRIMQACGGSLTAASAPGRGSRFEIRLPFAEIEAVAAERRSCLAGSHVLVMAPDGPASAALAATIATLGGRCHRATTLAAAQCVLADVLAGGTALTDVIVDHRHAQQYKQLLSLQPAIARLEVRRTYLINPEERNSHPVNQMDGYEAWLIRPLREKSLVEVLLGRLKGIEKRDAINDNRPVLREEPATTPVRSKANGILLAEDDPVNALIVRTVLQRSGYSVRVVGDFGAVAEALNAPGERALPELLVTDLNMPGGDGLSLLQRLRADENARSAPRLPVIVLTSDVRVDMRERLTDAGADAVLSKPADPQLLTSEIARLLRKR; this is translated from the coding sequence ATGAGCGAACCGTCACGATTGCTGGAGCGGATCGAATCCGGCTTCCGGACAGGAAACCGGACCGGTGACGCGCAGCCGGTGGCTCCGCCCGCCGTGGAGGCACCGCCTTCGGCCCGCGAGCAGGAACCTCCCGTCAATGGCACGCGCCGTGCGATCAACCAGGCGTCGCTGGCGCTGCTCGGCCTGGTCGCCTCCGGTCTTATCCTCGTCATCGGCATGAACGCCGGCTTCTACCTGTTTTCCGCGGCGATCGCAGCGGCAGGCTCCGTCGGCGTGCTTCTGCTCGTTGTCGAAGCCATGCGGTCGTTCGATGGCAGGCAGGCCCGTGACGAAGCGAACCGGGATCGCGATTGGCACCGCTCTGAGACGTCCGCGCTGCTCTCGACCATTCACGATGCGCTGGGCGACCTTGCGATCATGCGTGGCATGGACGGAAAGATCGTTCATGCCAATGCGGTCTTCCATCAGGTCTGCGACCACCCTGATGTCCGCGGTCTCAATTGCGCGGCGCTCGGCCTGAGTTTCGAGCCGAAGGCCGCACCCAATCACTATCTGGTCCGGATTGCGGCATCGGATGGCGTGCGCCTTTACGACTGGCATGACGTTATCGCCCGCGATCCGGCCAGCGGCAAGCTCATGCGCCACAGCATCGCCCGCGACGTCACCGAGGAGGCGAAGGCCGCGCGCGAGCGCGAAGCGGCACGCCGGCGGGCGGAGGAGGCAAGCCAGGCGAAGTCGAGGCTTCTCGCGACCGTCAGCCATGAAATCCGCACCCCGCTTTCCGGCATTCTCGGCATGAGCCACCTGCTCGGCCAGACCCGGCTGTCGAGCGAGCAGAAAAACTACCTCGCCGGCATGCAGCAGTCCGGCCATGCGCTGGTCCAGCTCGTCGAGGATCTGATCGATTTCTCGTCGCTTTCGGCCGGTCGCTTCCAGTTTCGCCCGACCCGACAGGATCCGCGCGGCGTCATCGAGAGCGTGGTGGAAATGCTCTCCAACCGGGCGCATGAAAAAGGCATCGAGATCGGCGCCACGGTCGCCGTCGATGTGCCCGCCGAGATGGCCTTCGATGCAGCGCGCCTGCGCCAGGTGCTTTTCAACGTCATCGGCAATGCGGTGAAATTCACCGAGGTCGGCGGCGTCTTTGTCAGCGCCGACACGGTCGACGAATGCGTGCGGATCCGGATTGACGACACCGGCCCGGGCATGTCGCCCGAGGATCTGAAGCGCATCTTCGAGGAGTTCGAGCAGGCTGGAAACGACGAACAGCGGGCCAAGGGCACAGGCCTCGGCCTCGCCATCTCCCGCCGGATCATGCAGGCCTGTGGCGGCAGCCTCACCGCGGCCAGCGCGCCGGGACGCGGCAGCCGTTTCGAAATTCGCCTGCCCTTTGCCGAGATCGAAGCGGTCGCAGCGGAGCGTCGGTCCTGCCTTGCCGGATCGCATGTCCTGGTCATGGCGCCGGACGGTCCGGCCTCCGCGGCGCTCGCCGCGACGATCGCCACCCTCGGCGGACGGTGCCATCGCGCCACAACGCTTGCCGCGGCCCAGTGTGTCCTTGCGGACGTGCTCGCCGGCGGCACGGCCCTGACGGATGTGATCGTCGATCACCGCCATGCCCAGCAATACAAGCAGCTGCTTTCGCTGCAGCCGGCCATCGCGCGGCTGGAGGTGCGGCGCACCTACCTGATCAATCCTGAAGAGCGCAACAGCCATCCCGTCAACCAGATGGACGGCTACGAGGCCTGGCTGATCCGGCCGCTGCGCGAAAAGTCTCTGGTCGAAGTGCTGCTTGGCCGCCTGAAAGGCATCGAGAAGCGCGACGCGATCAACGACAACCGGCCCGTTCTGCGCGAGGAGCCGGCGACCACGCCCGTTCGGAGCAAGGCGAATGGGATTCTTCTGGCTGAAGACGATCCGGTCAACGCGCTGATCGTGCGCACCGTGCTCCAGCGCTCGGGATATTCGGTCCGCGTTGTTGGCGATTTCGGCGCTGTCGCCGAAGCCCTGAACGCGCCCGGCGAGCGTGCGCTGCCGGAGCTGTTGGTGACCGATCTCAACATGCCGGGTGGCGACGGCCTTTCGCTGCTGCAGCGCCTGCGCGCCGATGAGAACGCGCGATCCGCGCCGCGGCTGCCCGTTATCGTCCTGACGTCGGATGTCCGTGTCGATATGCGCGAGAGGCTGACGGATGCCGGCGCGGACGCCGTGTTGTCGAAGCCCGCGGACCCGCAGCTTCTGACGTCGGAGATCGCCCGCCTGCTGCGCAAACGGTAA
- the sppA gene encoding signal peptide peptidase SppA yields MDELAIADRRSLRRKLSFWRWVVAGLLLVAAFAIFAWSGAADDVGRSRQQVARVTISGLIQDDRELLERLQRIADNDSVKALVVTISSPGGTTYGGEVLYKAIRKVAAKKPVVSDVRTLAASAGYMIALAGDTIIAGESSITGSIGVIFQYPQIKDLMDKLGVSLESIKSRPLKAEPSPFHPASDEAKAMIQAMIDDSYAWFVDLVAERRKLPRPEALLLADGRIFTGRQALKAKLVDTLGGEDEIRAFLTEKKVSKDLPIVDWEAPRKALPFGLGALAANWIKMLGYDAFPAMSGLEKIAGDKLFLDGLVSVWQVDGQ; encoded by the coding sequence ATGGACGAACTCGCCATCGCCGACCGCCGCAGCCTTCGCCGGAAACTGAGCTTCTGGCGCTGGGTGGTGGCGGGGCTGCTTCTCGTTGCAGCGTTCGCGATCTTTGCCTGGTCGGGCGCTGCAGACGATGTCGGTCGCAGCCGTCAGCAGGTGGCGCGCGTCACCATCAGCGGTCTGATCCAGGATGACCGCGAGCTCCTGGAACGGCTCCAAAGGATTGCCGATAACGACAGCGTCAAGGCGCTGGTCGTGACCATTTCTTCCCCGGGCGGCACCACGTATGGCGGCGAAGTGCTCTACAAGGCGATTCGCAAGGTTGCCGCCAAGAAGCCCGTCGTCTCCGACGTGCGCACGCTCGCCGCTTCGGCGGGCTACATGATTGCGCTCGCCGGCGACACGATCATCGCCGGCGAAAGCTCGATCACCGGCTCCATCGGCGTCATCTTCCAGTACCCGCAGATCAAGGACCTGATGGACAAGCTCGGCGTGTCGCTGGAATCGATCAAGTCGCGGCCGCTGAAGGCGGAGCCGTCGCCTTTCCATCCGGCAAGCGACGAGGCGAAGGCGATGATCCAGGCGATGATCGACGACAGCTATGCCTGGTTTGTCGACCTGGTCGCCGAGCGCCGTAAGCTGCCGCGTCCCGAGGCGCTGCTGCTCGCCGACGGCCGCATTTTCACCGGCCGACAGGCGCTCAAAGCCAAGCTCGTAGACACGCTCGGCGGCGAAGACGAAATACGTGCCTTCCTCACGGAGAAAAAGGTATCGAAGGACCTGCCGATCGTCGACTGGGAAGCGCCGCGAAAGGCCCTGCCTTTTGGCCTCGGCGCGCTCGCCGCCAACTGGATCAAGATGTTGGGATATGACGCTTTTCCGGCAATGAGCGGTCTCGAAAAAATCGCGGGCGACAAGTTGTTTCTTGACGGTCTTGTTTCGGTTTGGCAGGTTGATGGCCAATGA